From one Coxiella-like endosymbiont genomic stretch:
- the tsaE gene encoding tRNA (adenosine(37)-N6)-threonylcarbamoyltransferase complex ATPase subunit type 1 TsaE — protein sequence MIISFTPKIISSEKAMLLLGEEIANYYPKGTVIYLSGDLGAGKTTLVRGFLRRLGYIGFVKSPSYSLVEIYRLSTLEVIHVDLYRLEEPEDYLNLGLSDYLKNNPILLIEWPEKSKKFLPSPTLWIEIDIQGKKRIVKFSV from the coding sequence TTGATTATTTCTTTTACTCCTAAAATTATTTCGAGTGAGAAAGCCATGCTTTTACTGGGTGAAGAAATAGCAAATTATTACCCAAAAGGGACTGTTATTTATTTATCAGGAGATTTGGGTGCTGGGAAAACAACTTTAGTGCGCGGATTTTTACGGAGACTCGGGTATATAGGCTTCGTTAAAAGCCCTAGCTATTCTTTAGTAGAAATTTATAGATTATCGACCTTAGAGGTCATCCACGTAGATTTGTATCGGCTGGAGGAACCTGAAGACTATTTGAATTTAGGTTTAAGTGATTATTTAAAAAATAATCCTATTCTATTGATAGAATGGCCTGAAAAGTCTAAAAAATTTCTTCCTTCTCCTACCTTATGGATTGAAATTGATATTCAAGGTAAAAAGCGTATTGTCAAATTTAGTGTTTGA